The Planococcus liqunii genome includes a region encoding these proteins:
- a CDS encoding alpha-ketoacid dehydrogenase subunit beta — translation MAVMNYIDAITLAMKEEMERDENVFVLGEDVGKKGGVFKATQGLYDQFGEDRVVDTPLAESAIAGVGIGAAMYGLRPIAEFQFADFIMPAVNQIISEASRIRYRSNNDWSCPIVFRAPFGGGVHGALYHSQSVEAVFANQPGLKIVIPSTPYDAKGLLKAAIRDEDPVMFFEHKRAYRLIKGEVPEEDYTIEIGKADVKREGDDITVITYGLAVHFALQAAERLAEDGISAHVLDLRTIYPLDKEAIIEAAKKTGKVLLVTEDNKEGSIIGEVAAIIAENCLFDLDAPIRRLAGPDVPAMAYAPTMEKYFMINPDKVEKAMRELAEF, via the coding sequence ATGGCAGTTATGAACTATATTGACGCCATCACGCTTGCCATGAAAGAAGAGATGGAACGTGACGAAAACGTTTTTGTTCTTGGAGAAGACGTTGGTAAAAAAGGCGGCGTATTTAAAGCGACACAAGGGTTGTACGACCAATTCGGAGAAGACCGCGTAGTGGATACGCCGCTTGCTGAATCTGCAATTGCGGGCGTCGGCATCGGTGCAGCCATGTACGGTTTGCGCCCGATTGCGGAATTCCAGTTTGCGGACTTTATCATGCCTGCCGTTAACCAGATCATTTCGGAAGCTTCGCGCATCCGTTACCGTTCAAACAACGACTGGTCCTGTCCGATCGTTTTCCGTGCACCATTCGGGGGCGGCGTCCACGGTGCGTTATACCATTCCCAATCAGTGGAAGCGGTATTCGCCAACCAGCCTGGGCTTAAAATCGTTATTCCATCCACTCCTTACGACGCAAAAGGTCTTTTAAAAGCGGCTATCCGCGACGAAGATCCGGTCATGTTTTTCGAACATAAACGCGCTTACCGCCTGATCAAAGGCGAAGTGCCGGAAGAAGATTACACCATCGAAATCGGCAAAGCGGACGTCAAACGCGAAGGCGACGACATTACCGTCATCACGTACGGACTGGCTGTGCATTTCGCCCTTCAAGCGGCAGAACGCCTTGCTGAAGACGGCATTTCAGCGCACGTTCTGGATCTTCGCACAATTTATCCATTGGATAAAGAAGCGATCATCGAAGCGGCCAAGAAAACGGGCAAAGTCCTTCTGGTGACAGAAGACAACAAAGAAGGAAGCATCATCGGCGAAGTGGCAGCGATCATCGCTGAAAACTGCCTGTTCGACCTGGACGCCCCGATCCGCCGTTTGGCTGGACCGGACGTTCCGGCAATGGCTTACGCTCCGACCATGGAAAAATACTTCATGATCAACCCGGACAAAGTAGAAAAAGCAATGCGGGAACTAGCGGAGTTTTAA
- the lpdA gene encoding dihydrolipoyl dehydrogenase codes for MAQNYDVVILGGGTGGYVAAIRSAQLGLKTAIVEKGNLGGTCLHKGCIPSKALLRSAEVYSTTKNHAADFGVNTGEVSLDFSRVQQRKQGIVDQLHAGVQGLMKKGKIDVYEGIGRILGPSIFSPNAGTVSVEMANGEENEMLIPHNVIIATGSRPRTLPGLTIDGQFVMSSDEALQMEELPKSILIVGGGVIGIEWASMLNDFGVDVTVIEYADRIIPTEDKDISKEMQKLLTKKGIKFATSAKVLADTLQTGDNGVTIQAELKAGNETFSAEKMLVSVGRQANVENIGLENTDIIVEKGFIQVKDTFQTKESHIYAIGDVIGGLQLAHVASHEGITAVEHIKGNKPHAINYDLVSRCIYSSPEASSVGITEQQAKDKGFDVKVGKFSFKAIGKALVYGESDGFVKIIADKATNDILGVHMIGPHVTDMISEAGLAMVLDATPWEIADTIHPHPTLSEVMGEAALAVDGKAIHS; via the coding sequence TCATCCTTGGCGGCGGAACCGGCGGCTATGTAGCGGCTATCCGTTCTGCCCAGCTCGGCTTGAAAACGGCAATCGTCGAAAAAGGAAATCTTGGCGGCACATGCCTCCATAAAGGATGCATTCCAAGCAAAGCGCTGCTGCGCAGCGCAGAAGTGTATTCAACGACGAAAAACCACGCAGCTGATTTCGGTGTGAATACCGGAGAAGTCTCCCTGGATTTTTCACGTGTACAGCAGCGTAAGCAAGGAATTGTGGACCAATTGCACGCAGGTGTCCAAGGTTTGATGAAAAAAGGCAAAATCGATGTTTACGAAGGAATCGGCCGCATTTTGGGGCCGTCCATCTTTTCGCCGAATGCCGGTACGGTTTCCGTGGAAATGGCAAATGGCGAAGAAAACGAAATGCTGATACCGCATAACGTCATCATTGCGACAGGTTCGCGCCCCCGCACACTGCCTGGCTTGACGATTGACGGCCAGTTTGTCATGAGTTCTGACGAAGCGCTTCAAATGGAAGAACTTCCGAAGTCGATTTTGATTGTCGGCGGCGGCGTTATTGGCATCGAATGGGCTTCCATGCTCAACGATTTTGGCGTTGATGTAACGGTCATCGAATACGCAGACCGCATCATTCCAACAGAAGACAAAGACATTTCCAAAGAAATGCAGAAATTGTTAACGAAAAAAGGCATCAAATTTGCGACGAGCGCCAAAGTTTTGGCGGATACTCTTCAAACCGGCGATAACGGCGTAACCATTCAAGCGGAGCTGAAAGCCGGCAACGAAACTTTCAGTGCTGAAAAAATGCTGGTATCGGTCGGGCGCCAGGCAAATGTTGAAAACATCGGCTTGGAAAACACCGACATCATTGTTGAAAAAGGCTTTATTCAAGTAAAAGACACGTTCCAGACGAAAGAATCCCATATTTATGCCATCGGCGATGTCATCGGCGGATTGCAATTGGCGCACGTTGCGTCGCATGAAGGAATTACGGCAGTCGAGCATATTAAAGGCAATAAGCCGCATGCCATCAATTACGATTTGGTTTCGCGCTGCATTTATTCAAGCCCGGAAGCGTCAAGCGTCGGCATTACGGAGCAGCAGGCAAAAGACAAAGGCTTTGATGTCAAAGTAGGCAAGTTCTCGTTCAAAGCGATCGGCAAAGCGCTTGTATACGGAGAATCTGACGGTTTTGTCAAAATCATCGCAGATAAAGCGACAAACGATATTCTCGGGGTCCATATGATTGGGCCGCATGTGACGGATATGATTTCAGAAGCAGGCCTTGCCATGGTTCTGGATGCGACGCCTTGGGAAATCGCCGATACGATCCATCCGCATCCGACACTTTCCGAAGTGATGGGCGAAGCGGCTCTGGCTGTAGACGGCAAAGCGATTCATAGTTAA
- a CDS encoding thiamine pyrophosphate-dependent dehydrogenase E1 component subunit alpha, whose translation MVTKHEEVGLTSEDLLKIYETMLTARRVDERMWLLNRAGKIPFVISCQGQEAAQVGAAYALDNTKDYVAPYYRDLGVVLHFGMTPKDLMLSAFAKAEDPNSGGRQMPGHFGQKKNRILTGSSPVTTQLPHAVGVALAGKMKKQDFITFNTLGEGSSNQGDFHEGLNFAGVHKLPVITMVENNKYAISVPFDRQVASKNVSDRAIGYGMPGVTIDGNDPIEVYKHVKEAADRARRGEGPSLIETVSERMTAHSSDDDHRQYRSADELAAQKEKDPILTFGAYLKEHNIMDDQLEKEINDRIMAIVNEATDYAENAAYAEPEHALKYVYAEGGNE comes from the coding sequence ATGGTTACAAAACACGAAGAAGTTGGATTGACCAGCGAAGATTTGCTGAAAATTTACGAAACGATGCTGACGGCACGCCGCGTCGATGAGCGCATGTGGCTCCTCAACCGTGCAGGAAAAATCCCATTTGTTATTTCTTGCCAAGGGCAGGAAGCTGCACAAGTTGGCGCTGCTTATGCACTGGACAACACAAAAGATTATGTCGCTCCTTATTACCGCGACCTTGGCGTAGTCCTTCATTTCGGCATGACGCCAAAAGATTTGATGCTGTCGGCGTTTGCCAAAGCTGAAGATCCAAACTCAGGCGGCCGCCAAATGCCAGGGCATTTCGGCCAGAAGAAAAACCGCATTTTGACGGGTTCTTCGCCGGTTACAACACAGCTGCCTCACGCAGTCGGTGTGGCTCTTGCTGGGAAAATGAAGAAACAGGATTTCATTACATTCAACACATTGGGTGAAGGTTCATCCAACCAAGGCGATTTCCATGAAGGCTTGAACTTTGCAGGCGTACATAAATTGCCGGTCATCACAATGGTTGAAAACAACAAATACGCAATTTCCGTTCCATTTGACCGCCAAGTGGCGAGCAAAAACGTTTCGGACCGGGCCATCGGATACGGTATGCCAGGGGTGACGATTGATGGGAACGATCCGATTGAAGTCTACAAACACGTAAAAGAAGCAGCTGACCGCGCACGCCGCGGCGAAGGGCCGAGCCTGATTGAGACGGTTTCCGAACGGATGACCGCCCACTCATCAGACGATGACCACCGCCAGTACCGTTCGGCTGATGAATTAGCAGCGCAAAAAGAAAAAGACCCGATCTTGACTTTCGGCGCTTACTTGAAAGAACACAACATCATGGATGATCAGCTTGAAAAAGAAATTAATGACCGCATCATGGCGATTGTCAATGAAGCGACCGACTATGCGGAAAATGCAGCATATGCCGAACCGGAACATGCCTTAAAATACGTCTACGCTGAAGGAGGAAACGAATAA